In the genome of Limnobaculum zhutongyuii, one region contains:
- the rnm gene encoding RNase RNM: MPLDSPQIPSDVQENEQNSAITSPELPRFPLYDLHSHTNASDGMLTPAQLVERAVEMRVSVLAITDHDTTSALTAAKQAIEEKGLALHLINGVEISTGWESFDIHIVGLNIDPDSKAMTGLLAAQAIRRAERAQEIARRLEKHHIPDALSGAQRFAGDAAITRAHFARYLIELGKASDMAQVFKNYLARGKTGYVPPQWCTITEAVEAIHLAGGQAVLAHPGRYDLSAKWLRRLIIEFKQAGGDAMEVSQCQQAPQERAQLALYAQEYQLLASQGSDFHYPCAWVELGRRLFLPDKVIPVWHNWFV; this comes from the coding sequence ATGCCTTTAGATAGCCCACAAATACCCTCTGATGTACAAGAGAACGAACAGAATTCAGCGATAACATCTCCGGAGCTGCCGCGTTTTCCACTGTACGATCTCCATAGTCATACCAACGCTTCCGACGGGATGTTAACACCGGCGCAGTTGGTAGAGCGGGCCGTTGAAATGCGAGTTAGCGTGCTGGCTATTACTGACCATGATACCACCAGCGCTTTGACGGCTGCGAAGCAGGCAATTGAAGAAAAGGGATTGGCACTGCATCTGATCAATGGCGTAGAGATTTCGACCGGTTGGGAAAGTTTTGATATTCATATTGTTGGCCTGAATATCGATCCTGATTCAAAAGCCATGACCGGGCTGTTAGCGGCACAGGCAATCAGACGGGCGGAACGTGCCCAAGAGATAGCCCGACGGCTGGAAAAGCACCATATCCCTGATGCACTAAGCGGAGCACAGCGTTTTGCCGGTGATGCGGCTATTACCCGCGCGCATTTTGCTCGCTATCTGATTGAATTAGGCAAAGCCTCCGATATGGCTCAGGTATTTAAAAACTACCTGGCACGGGGGAAAACCGGTTATGTACCACCGCAGTGGTGTACAATAACAGAAGCGGTGGAAGCCATTCATCTGGCCGGTGGGCAGGCGGTATTGGCACATCCGGGACGTTATGACCTGTCGGCTAAATGGCTGAGGCGACTCATCATTGAGTTTAAACAAGCCGGTGGTGATGCTATGGAAGTCTCTCAATGCCAGCAGGCTCCACAGGAACGCGCACAGCTGGCACTGTATGCTCAGGAATACCAGCTACTGGCTTCTCAGGGCTCAGACTTCCACTACCCCTGTGCCTGGGTTGAACTGGGGCGACGACTATTCCTACCGGATAAAGTCATTCCCGTATGGCATAACTGGTTTGTGTAG